A single window of Candidatus Flexicrinis affinis DNA harbors:
- the mnmA gene encoding tRNA 2-thiouridine(34) synthase MnmA — protein MSTNPKRVVVAMSGGVDSSVAAALLVEQGYDVVGMMMRLWAEPSMDEACSTHNRCCTPGQLDDARRIADQLRIPFYVLDTRDVFKASIVDFFIEQHRAGVTPNPCIECNRSIRFDWLYSHAMALDADFLATGHYARVVQSGDGYALEQAVDEAKDQSYVLSVLSQEQLAHVLFPCGDYTKPQIRELAARFGLPTASKNDSQDLCFLGDGDYRRFLKENAPELMQPGPIVLRDGTIVGEHSGVANYTIGQRKGLHVYASEPMYVIAVNPYRNAVVIGPREQLGHDTLTASRVSWIAGRPPSNEPFRAQVKIRYKARPASAIVTPLGTDRFSVVFDAPVRDITPGQGAVIYDGPRVLGVGIIERHPELELEAAQ, from the coding sequence ATGAGTACTAATCCCAAGCGTGTTGTCGTCGCCATGAGCGGCGGAGTCGACAGTTCAGTCGCAGCGGCGCTGCTGGTCGAGCAGGGTTACGATGTCGTCGGAATGATGATGCGTCTGTGGGCCGAGCCGTCTATGGACGAAGCGTGCTCTACCCACAATCGCTGCTGCACTCCCGGCCAACTGGACGACGCACGCCGGATCGCTGACCAACTCCGCATCCCGTTCTACGTTCTCGACACCCGTGACGTGTTCAAGGCGTCGATTGTCGATTTCTTCATCGAACAGCACCGTGCCGGCGTCACGCCCAATCCGTGTATCGAGTGCAATCGCAGCATCCGTTTCGACTGGCTGTATTCGCACGCCATGGCGCTCGACGCCGACTTCCTCGCCACCGGCCACTACGCGCGGGTCGTGCAGTCGGGGGACGGCTACGCTCTCGAACAAGCCGTGGATGAAGCGAAGGATCAGAGCTATGTGCTGAGCGTGCTGTCGCAGGAGCAGCTCGCGCATGTCCTGTTCCCGTGCGGCGACTACACCAAGCCGCAAATCCGCGAGCTTGCCGCGCGCTTCGGTCTACCGACGGCCAGCAAAAACGACAGTCAGGATCTGTGCTTCCTTGGCGATGGCGACTACCGCCGGTTTCTGAAGGAAAACGCGCCCGAACTGATGCAGCCCGGGCCAATCGTACTACGTGACGGCACCATCGTCGGCGAACACAGCGGCGTCGCCAACTACACCATCGGCCAGCGCAAGGGCCTGCATGTGTATGCATCAGAGCCCATGTATGTGATCGCAGTCAATCCGTATCGCAACGCCGTCGTGATCGGCCCGCGCGAGCAGCTCGGGCACGACACGCTAACCGCCAGCCGCGTGAGTTGGATCGCCGGACGTCCTCCATCAAACGAGCCGTTTCGCGCTCAGGTCAAAATTCGGTACAAGGCGCGCCCCGCATCAGCGATCGTCACACCGCTTGGCACGGATCGATTTAGCGTCGTGTTTGACGCTCCGGTGCGCGACATCACGCCCGGTCAGGGCGCGGTGATCTACGATGGACCGCGAGTTCTTGGCGTTGGGATCATCGAGCGCCATCCCGAGCTAGAGCTAGAAGCCGCCCAGTAG